The proteins below come from a single Aminivibrio pyruvatiphilus genomic window:
- a CDS encoding hydrolase translates to MQETPCCPRFDPEPWDGKTNEWNEKPFLAATMPVLFHMPFPRLVNRTMTRLWQRAQEYSIAPDMEDFLLLVHDPSPWKSRYYLAVTGVHPDLEKDMVTFSGTFICRVFDGPYNDVPKFMAEADAWLRSIDKTPKEHFFFFTTCPRCARIYGHNYMVDFVRV, encoded by the coding sequence ATGCAAGAAACACCGTGCTGCCCCCGGTTTGACCCGGAACCCTGGGATGGGAAGACAAACGAGTGGAATGAGAAGCCTTTTCTGGCGGCGACGATGCCTGTGCTGTTCCACATGCCTTTCCCGCGGCTCGTCAACAGGACGATGACCCGCCTGTGGCAGAGGGCGCAGGAATACTCCATAGCGCCGGACATGGAGGATTTCCTTCTGCTGGTCCATGACCCTTCGCCGTGGAAGTCGCGCTATTATCTTGCAGTGACCGGCGTGCACCCCGACCTGGAGAAGGATATGGTCACATTCTCCGGAACCTTCATCTGCAGGGTTTTCGACGGACCGTACAACGACGTCCCGAAATTCATGGCGGAGGCAGATGCCTGGCTGCGAAGCATAGACAAGACACCGAAGGAACATTTTTTCTTCTTTACCACCTGCCCCAGGTGCGCCAGGATCTACGGGCACAATTACATGGTGGATTTCGTCAGGGTCTGA
- the yiaK gene encoding 3-dehydro-L-gulonate 2-dehydrogenase, translating into MPMRIPYDEMKETFEKILLKYGFPEKTAARAAVMFTDNSCDGVASHGLNRFPRVLSYIAKGHIDPHAEPAPEASFGALERWNGNRGMGCTNAAAAMDRAMELAGQYGLGCVALGNTNHWMRGGSYGYQAAKAGFMAFCWTNTTPNMPPWGAKECRVGNNPLVMAFPWKDTPVVIDGALAQYSYGALDGYRMAGKQLPFPGGYDREGKLTTDPAAVLETWRVLPIGFWKGSGYSLVLDLIGSVLSKGNSVHQIGKLGDEIAVTQVFLAFDVENTSGKEYAETAAAAILEDFRSSEPAEPGGSYYYPGEKAALTRRENLGKGIPVVEEIWNDLLKELN; encoded by the coding sequence ATGCCCATGCGTATACCCTATGATGAAATGAAGGAGACTTTCGAAAAAATCCTCCTCAAGTACGGCTTCCCCGAAAAGACGGCTGCCCGGGCAGCCGTGATGTTCACCGACAACAGCTGCGACGGCGTCGCCTCCCACGGACTGAACCGTTTTCCCCGGGTTCTTTCCTATATTGCGAAGGGACACATCGACCCCCATGCCGAGCCTGCCCCTGAAGCCTCCTTCGGCGCCCTGGAGCGCTGGAACGGCAACCGGGGAATGGGGTGCACCAACGCAGCGGCGGCCATGGACAGGGCCATGGAGCTCGCCGGGCAGTACGGCCTCGGGTGCGTTGCCCTTGGAAACACGAACCACTGGATGAGAGGCGGATCCTACGGGTACCAGGCGGCGAAGGCGGGCTTCATGGCCTTCTGCTGGACCAATACCACGCCGAACATGCCCCCCTGGGGGGCGAAGGAATGCCGGGTGGGAAACAATCCCCTGGTCATGGCCTTTCCCTGGAAGGACACTCCCGTGGTCATCGACGGCGCCCTGGCCCAGTACTCCTACGGCGCCCTCGACGGGTACAGGATGGCGGGAAAGCAGCTCCCCTTTCCCGGCGGGTACGACCGGGAGGGAAAGCTGACCACCGACCCGGCGGCCGTGCTGGAAACCTGGCGGGTTCTGCCCATCGGCTTCTGGAAGGGCTCGGGCTATTCCCTCGTGCTGGACCTCATCGGGTCGGTGCTGTCGAAGGGGAACTCGGTCCACCAGATCGGGAAACTCGGCGACGAGATCGCCGTGACCCAGGTCTTTCTCGCCTTTGACGTGGAAAATACCTCCGGAAAGGAATATGCCGAAACAGCGGCGGCGGCCATCCTGGAGGATTTCAGGAGTTCCGAGCCGGCGGAGCCGGGAGGAAGCTATTACTATCCGGGCGAAAAAGCGGCCCTCACCCGGAGGGAAAACCTCGGGAAGGGAATTCCCGTAGTGGAGGAAATCTGGAACGATCTGCTGAAGGAACTGAACTGA
- a CDS encoding TRAP transporter substrate-binding protein yields MKKPVVLLLAAVLALVFVLPVQAAPLKLVAAHNQTSQENPYQYGMLKFKEVVEKLSNGEISVDVHAGTIGTNEDELVEKLKLGAADVVVASPGFMTKIGIPEVDLFSLLYLFNSFDHWEKAVDGEAGQTLAKIINEKSKNTFRIAAYWSAGVRNYYGKKPINTMDDLKGMKIRTQMSGVVADFWKQTGAIPTQVAWGELYQALQQGIVDCAENDYTNFSLLDHHKTANGKFITETEHDFTTRFVLMNGRKFDGLTDQQKEWITEALKQATAEERQITYGMLSKSKEKVIADGGTVNSIDKAPFIAIAVPIQDKLAEKLGIQDLVEKVRAAGK; encoded by the coding sequence ATGAAGAAACCTGTTGTACTGCTCCTCGCTGCTGTACTTGCGCTCGTTTTCGTCCTGCCCGTGCAGGCGGCTCCCCTGAAGCTGGTGGCGGCCCATAACCAGACCTCCCAGGAGAATCCCTACCAGTACGGAATGCTGAAGTTCAAGGAAGTGGTCGAGAAACTCTCGAACGGCGAAATCTCCGTGGACGTCCACGCCGGCACCATCGGCACCAACGAAGACGAGCTCGTGGAGAAGCTGAAGCTGGGCGCCGCCGACGTGGTGGTGGCCTCCCCCGGCTTCATGACGAAGATCGGCATTCCCGAGGTGGACCTGTTCTCCCTGCTGTACCTTTTCAACAGCTTCGACCACTGGGAGAAGGCCGTGGACGGCGAAGCCGGACAGACCCTCGCCAAAATCATCAACGAGAAGTCCAAGAACACCTTCCGTATCGCCGCCTACTGGTCAGCCGGCGTCCGGAACTACTACGGCAAGAAGCCAATCAACACCATGGACGACCTGAAGGGCATGAAGATCCGCACCCAGATGTCCGGCGTCGTGGCCGATTTCTGGAAGCAGACCGGCGCCATCCCCACCCAGGTTGCCTGGGGAGAGCTGTACCAGGCCCTGCAGCAGGGCATTGTGGACTGCGCGGAGAACGACTACACCAACTTCAGCCTTCTTGACCACCACAAGACGGCCAACGGCAAGTTCATCACCGAGACGGAGCACGACTTCACCACCCGTTTCGTCCTCATGAACGGCAGGAAGTTCGACGGCCTCACCGACCAGCAGAAGGAATGGATCACCGAGGCCCTGAAGCAGGCCACCGCCGAGGAACGGCAGATCACCTACGGCATGCTCTCCAAGTCCAAGGAGAAGGTCATCGCCGACGGCGGCACCGTGAACTCCATCGACAAGGCTCCCTTCATCGCCATCGCCGTTCCCATCCAGGACAAGCTCGCCGAAAAACTGGGCATCCAGGATCTCGTGGAGAAGGTCCGCGCCGCCGGGAAATAG
- a CDS encoding TRAP transporter small permease: MKKKIELLVRFQETLGMVLLSIFFLAILVQIIARYSAIPLLWTEELANYSFIWAVFMGASVMVHYKAHFAFTFFSDKFRGKKGAVYDVFISAVLLCFTVPMTLYGIRVVIEFWDYNWITLTWVKMGYTWLCLPIAGGAMTLYLAGHIAEDLRTLKSGEAVS, translated from the coding sequence GTGAAAAAAAAGATCGAACTGCTGGTCCGCTTCCAGGAAACCCTGGGAATGGTCCTGCTCAGCATTTTCTTTCTGGCCATCCTGGTCCAGATCATCGCCCGCTATTCAGCCATACCGCTGCTCTGGACTGAAGAGCTGGCAAACTATTCCTTCATCTGGGCCGTCTTCATGGGGGCTTCCGTCATGGTCCACTACAAGGCCCACTTTGCCTTCACCTTTTTCAGTGACAAATTCCGGGGGAAGAAGGGCGCCGTCTACGACGTCTTCATATCCGCCGTTCTGCTCTGCTTCACCGTCCCCATGACCCTCTACGGAATTCGGGTGGTCATCGAGTTCTGGGACTACAACTGGATCACCCTCACGTGGGTCAAGATGGGGTATACATGGCTCTGCCTCCCCATCGCCGGAGGGGCCATGACGCTCTATCTGGCGGGCCACATCGCCGAGGATCTCAGGACGTTAAAGTCAGGGGAGGCCGTATCATGA
- a CDS encoding TRAP transporter large permease: MTAFLIIGSFVLLITLGVPIAFVIGIISLAGISTIPFIPNLTVFMKMFNGLNSFVLLAIPLFILAANIMNHGKITEMLVKFCIALTGSVRGGLAHANILVSMIFAGVSGSSQADTAGVGKMLIPAMIKTGYDKENSVGVTAASSTIGVIIPPSIPMVVYSGLTNASVAALFIGGMVPGILVGLVMMLIVHILGERKNFPRYEKAAPGEVGRLFRESFPALLTPLIIVGGITTGWYTPTEAAAFASVYAMLISLFYYKTLRIREMPGIIKETLKLSSLSLFALATASALGELLGYYKASEHVAGFFAAHVGSPEMFMLIVIAFFLFVGTFMDAIPAMILFMPVILPYALKLGISSVHLGVVVVMTLALGLVTPPYGLCLLIASSIADLSIEKSFIGVLPYISALMIIILVVAMFPNVAFFLPKMLGLM; the protein is encoded by the coding sequence ATGACAGCGTTTTTGATAATAGGTTCCTTCGTGTTGCTCATCACCCTCGGTGTTCCCATCGCCTTCGTCATCGGCATAATCTCCCTGGCAGGCATCTCCACCATCCCCTTTATCCCGAACCTCACAGTGTTCATGAAGATGTTCAACGGCCTCAACTCCTTCGTCCTCCTGGCCATCCCACTCTTTATCCTGGCGGCGAACATCATGAACCACGGAAAGATCACCGAGATGCTCGTGAAATTCTGCATCGCCCTCACGGGAAGCGTGAGGGGAGGGCTGGCCCACGCCAATATCCTGGTTTCCATGATCTTCGCAGGTGTTTCCGGGTCGTCCCAGGCGGACACCGCCGGGGTCGGCAAGATGCTCATCCCTGCCATGATCAAGACCGGGTATGACAAGGAAAATTCCGTAGGCGTCACGGCGGCGTCATCCACCATCGGCGTCATCATCCCGCCGAGCATTCCCATGGTAGTCTATTCCGGCCTCACCAACGCTTCCGTGGCCGCTCTCTTCATCGGGGGAATGGTTCCGGGAATCCTGGTCGGGCTTGTAATGATGCTCATCGTTCACATCCTCGGCGAGAGGAAAAATTTCCCCAGGTACGAGAAGGCGGCCCCCGGAGAAGTGGGCAGGCTCTTCAGGGAATCCTTTCCGGCCCTCCTGACGCCCCTCATCATTGTCGGAGGCATCACCACCGGCTGGTATACCCCCACGGAGGCGGCGGCCTTCGCATCAGTGTACGCAATGCTCATCAGCCTTTTCTACTACAAGACCCTCAGGATCAGGGAAATGCCTGGAATCATCAAGGAGACCCTGAAGCTCAGCTCCCTGTCCCTCTTCGCGCTGGCCACGGCCAGCGCCCTGGGGGAACTGCTTGGCTATTACAAGGCGTCTGAGCATGTCGCGGGCTTTTTCGCCGCCCACGTGGGGAGTCCCGAGATGTTCATGCTCATCGTCATCGCCTTCTTCCTCTTCGTGGGGACCTTCATGGACGCCATCCCCGCCATGATCCTCTTCATGCCGGTCATCCTGCCCTACGCCCTGAAGCTGGGCATTTCGTCGGTGCATCTCGGCGTGGTGGTGGTCATGACCCTCGCGCTTGGCCTCGTGACGCCTCCCTACGGATTATGTCTTCTTATCGCCAGTTCCATTGCGGACCTTTCCATCGAGAAATCGTTCATCGGCGTGCTGCCCTACATTTCCGCCCTCATGATCATCATCCTTGTGGTGGCCATGTTCCCGAACGTGGCCTTCTTCCTTCCGAAGATGCTGGGACTCATGTAG
- the buk gene encoding butyrate kinase: MKVLALNPGSTSTKVALFEDGKELWSETQRYDTDVIGKFASIPDQEGFRLGEIRKCLGAHETALTELDAVVGRGGLLRPIESGTYEVNDKMLADVRSCKWGAHASNLGAPLAVRLAHEGGCRKAFIVDPVVVDELGPLARYSGLPEIERRSIFHALNQKSVARRAASDLGKPYEQCNFIIAHMGGGISVGAHDHGRVTDVNNALDGDGPFSPERAGSLPAGGLVRLAFSGRYDQPTLLKMITGRGGIVAHLGTSDFREVRRRMAEGDEKAKLLFEALAYQVSKEIGACAAVLEGKVDAVILTGGLAYSEEFTGLIAGRVSFVAPVKIYPGEDEMKALADGTFRVLRGEETARQYD; this comes from the coding sequence ATGAAGGTTCTTGCGCTGAACCCCGGCTCCACAAGCACCAAGGTCGCCCTCTTCGAGGACGGCAAAGAGCTGTGGAGCGAAACCCAGCGGTACGACACGGACGTCATCGGGAAGTTCGCCTCCATTCCCGACCAGGAGGGATTCCGGCTCGGGGAGATACGGAAGTGTCTCGGGGCTCACGAAACCGCCCTTACTGAGCTCGACGCCGTCGTGGGGAGAGGCGGGCTGCTGAGGCCCATTGAAAGCGGAACCTACGAAGTGAACGACAAAATGCTCGCCGATGTGCGGTCCTGCAAGTGGGGGGCCCATGCCAGCAACCTCGGTGCTCCCCTGGCGGTGCGCCTTGCCCACGAAGGAGGATGCAGGAAGGCCTTCATCGTGGATCCCGTGGTGGTGGACGAGCTGGGGCCCCTCGCCCGGTACTCGGGCCTGCCGGAGATCGAGCGGCGGTCCATCTTCCACGCCCTGAACCAGAAGTCCGTGGCCCGAAGGGCGGCGTCGGATCTTGGAAAGCCTTATGAACAGTGCAATTTCATCATTGCCCACATGGGAGGCGGCATCTCCGTGGGGGCCCACGACCACGGGCGGGTCACCGACGTGAACAACGCCCTGGACGGCGATGGTCCCTTCTCCCCCGAACGGGCGGGCAGCCTTCCCGCAGGCGGGCTTGTGCGGCTCGCCTTCAGCGGCCGGTACGACCAGCCGACCCTGCTGAAGATGATCACCGGCCGGGGCGGAATTGTCGCCCACCTCGGGACCAGCGACTTCCGGGAGGTCCGGCGGCGAATGGCCGAGGGGGACGAAAAGGCGAAGCTGCTCTTCGAGGCCCTGGCCTACCAGGTGTCCAAGGAGATCGGAGCCTGTGCGGCAGTCCTGGAGGGAAAGGTGGACGCGGTCATTCTCACGGGCGGTCTTGCCTACAGCGAGGAGTTCACCGGCCTCATCGCAGGCAGGGTCTCTTTTGTCGCCCCGGTGAAGATTTACCCCGGAGAGGACGAAATGAAGGCTCTTGCCGATGGAACCTTCAGGGTCCTGAGGGGCGAGGAGACGGCACGGCAGTACGACTGA